The nucleotide window agcacctaaaatagcctctggacaaaatttatgaagtggcatcttgtatatttcgtccaaggcttcctgcactcattatggtggcttcaaagtcctggaatcatcacttgtaactccgttcttgtttcccttgcgcatgccatcatcttcATGCTTGAACTTGAttcaaggttcatctttcttgtccaagctaggccttcatttgtaagcaaaacaaatgtatccaatttaggcagcatcatattctcatgaacattagaatcgttaccaagaaacgaaagtacctgataattcaattggcgtgcgcgagctctagtaattggtccagtatgtatagcagcaggggctgtgggtgtaacaatggtattaaTGTCCTCATCGGTATGATATGattggaactaacccggactgacactgttttcagcagaactaccgtggtgtacCATTTTTCGTATAACTCCAAGCAATGAAATCTGTCATATCATGTTGCGAGAGTGGAATTGAAAGAATCCGTTGTATATCGATGGGCCACATTGTTTGTCTAATCATATCTTCATCCCAATTATTGGAAACAAGATCAATGAGGTCACCTACCATAGTTAACAGTTGTCTCGCCTTAGGCGTTACAACTTTCCTAATGGCACAACTTGGGATCCAAGCGTATTCCCAAATATTGATATTTTGTCCATTCCCCACTCGCCAAATATAACCATGTTTCACGGAGTTTGTGCCTGCCATAATGCTTTGCCAGGTAAAAGAAGATCCTTTCCTTAGCTTGGAATTCAATAAATCACCATCGGGGTAGTACTTAGCCCTTAGGATAGAGGCACACAAGGAACCAGGATTATCTAGAAGACGCCATGTCTGTTTAGCGAGCAAGGCCAGGTTGAAAGAGTGAATATCACGGAATACCATTCCTTCTTAATTTTTGGGTACGCACATTTTTCACAAGGACATCCAATGCATTCTCTTTTGATTCTCCTCGTCTCCCCACCAGAAACGCGCTATCGCGTCAATGATTCCTTTACAATTTTTTAGGTATTTTAAAGACCGACATTGCATAGGTGGGTATGGCTTGGATCAGAGCCTTGAGCAAGATCTCCTTTCCCCAGCAGATAGTAAATTTTCCTTCCAGACACTAATTTTCTTAACAATACGTTCAATCAAAAATTGGAAATAGTCTGTTTTATCAATTCCCACATTTGCTGGCAAACCCAAATACTTATCACTAAGAGCCTCCATCAATATATTCAGCTTTATACACAATTGTTCTCTTAATTCCACCTTTGTGTTAGGGCTGAAGAAAATGTTGGATTTTTCAACACTTACCAATTGTCCCGAAGCCTCACAATATAGTTCTAGCACTGCTTTCAGAGCTTCCGCACTGTGTTGGTTGGCTTTCATAAGAATCAATGAATCATCCACAAAGAGAAGGTTTGTGATAGGTGGAGCGTCTCTACAGACTCTTACTCCTGAAATTTTTCCATTTTCCTCCGCATGTGTAAGAAAGCGTTCAAACTCTTAGTGCACAACAAGAAGAGGTATGGTGACAACAGGTCTCCATGTCTCAAACCCTTTGTAGGCTTGAAGCTCTCACTTTTCTCCGCATTAATCCTTACTCTGTACTCGACCGTTGAGACGCATTGCATAATAAAATTTACCCAATCTTGACGGAAACCCAATCGCAACATAATTTCTTTCAAAGAAGGCCATTCAACTCTGTCATAAGCTTTGTGCATATCAAGTTTTATAGCGCATAAACCCTCTCTACCTTCTCTTTTATTCTTGAGTGTGTGAAAACATTCATAAGCTACTAAAATATTATATGTTAGCAGTCTGCCGGGTACGAAAGCACTTTGAGTTGGGCTAATAATATCTGGCAGGAAGACCTTCAACCGATAAGCCACCATTTTTGTAATTATTTTATATACAACATTACATAAGCTGGTCGGCCTAAATTGAGTTACTTTTTTCGGTGTATTAACCTTTAAAATCATCACGATCACAGTGTCATTTCAACCAGCTGGAATAGTGCATGCATTGTATTGATTGCTTGCAAAACCTCCTTAATTAGGTCGTCCTCTAGCATGGATCAAAATCTTTTATAAAAGATAGCATGAAGTCCACCACTTCGCATGGTAATTGATAAGAGATGGGAGTTAAAATAAAATAACTGGACAATCCGTCACATGGCTTGTCAATGAACGCACACAATATAAGATTTGGGTTTTCAATTCATGGCTAGTATGCTTTTCTTTTTAAGCACCCCAAATATAATAATAATTACATCGAGATCTCTGGACCATCAAATGTTCATTGATGCCGTCAAAACAAGCCACTGACGCATTGTTTGTCGGTGCTCTCATAGTGAGTTGGCCTGACCTTATTAATGACAGCCAAAAAGTCTTTGTACACGTTGTCACCACTCTATCAAAGCTGGACTAACCTTGTTGATGAGGGCCGAAAAGTTTTCGTTCACATGTCCCTAAGAACCAATGCCTTGAAGCGATAAACATCATCGTTGAACCCTTGAATCCATCAAAAGAATCTAATATCAAACCTCGTCATCACATATGCACAATGTGAAAGCCTAACCTCACTGTCTAGCATATGCACGATGAGAAAACCTAAACTCACCGTCTAAGGAGCTGGCAAGAATTTACAGCAAAACTTCATTTAATCCGTTCCAACGAAATTAAAAAGGATCAGAGCCTGAAAGATTCGACTTAAAAGAAGAAACACCGTCATCTGTCCGAGCGTCGCCCTCCTTGGACTAAAACCCTAGCATCCCTAGCATATCTACTAGCAAGAACCAAGCCTCCCCACCAGCAGCAATTTAGCACATGGTCTTTGTGACATCTATTGTCTAAACGGCCCTACCAGCGCGTGTAGGAAATCTAACAGACTGCAAATTCAACTCATCTGAACATGTTCAGAATGTAACTTTGATTCTCGGTGTCAAATCTTCAGTTTCCAAAGTTCAAAACTAAATGCATAACATGACAGTCCTCTTTTTATGtaaaacaaaggatttggcttcTCATTTCAGAAGTGTCTATTTTGGCACAGAGTAATAACATGTTCGAATGACACAAGATTTTCCACACTGAGGCCCATCGTTGCACGAACTGAGGTGTGAGCAAGGACAGATGAGGTTAGTAGTGCGCCAAGCACCAACTAGAGTTGCTTTATGGTCAATTCTGCTCTCAGATGTAGTACCCCATTGATGAAGAAGAGGCTATCATCAGCCATAAACGACGGCCAGGGAATTGCGAAGAGATTGCGGTAGCCAACCGCCTTTCCACCAGTGAAGGTGTAGCAGCCCTTGTACTTACTGACAAACTCACCCGATGGCCTTGTCCTTGCAGCAAACTCGTAGTCCACGGTAACACTCGTTGAGCCTTTCTCTTGCATCCCCAAGAAGAGACCAAAGCAGTGGAAAGCGCTTTGCTGATCCATGTTGCAATGTGCTGAGAGGAAGAATCCCTGTCCAGCAAGATGGAATGCTTGCGAGTAAATCCGCCCAGATGGGAATAGTCGGCCACACTCCTCGCGCTTCAGATCCAAGTATGCTATGCATTGAGGATACGGTCGGTCAAATTCCACCACCTTAAGTGGGCGATATTTGTAAGCTCGTTCAGTATATTTCCTAGAGGTCAACACATCTGTAGCAAGGGCGCGCTGTCGATGTGGTGCATCAGCTTTGTACAGGAGTGCATCAGTGACACTTTTAGTTGCTTGCTCATTATCCAAATCACTGCATGCAAGGACCTTCCGCAACTTCCTGCAGGTCATATGAGAAAACCTAACAAGTGGCAGCAAACGAGTCCCCAAGACTTCACGTCTTTCTTCCGTTCTTGAGTATTGAGCACGAGCCCATTTGATCACGAAGTCATAGACTGCGTCCTCTGATGCCACCTGAAGGTCATTACTACATAAGATGGCTTCAATCCCAGCAAGGGGGATGTTCATCACTTCATCCTGAAACCTGAAAAGAGGAAGCATTCCTTTAGTTCAACAATGTTATTTCGACAATTTAGTTGGCTCTCTAAATAAAGAGACCACCCACTTAGTCAAATCCTTGTATTTGTTGGCGAGGAATTCCTTGGCAGCATCAGTCAGTGGCTGAACTGCTGCAGCCATTGAAATGCTGGAAGGCAGATCTAGATAGAGAAGTGCAGATTCTGTGGTCATAGGTAAGCTTCTTAGTAGTTGACTGCAGTGTCTCATGCAAGAAACAACTTCAAATTTGTCAGACATCATCAAGATATCAAGCAGAAGGGTTGGCTGATTGGTCGTCAACTTTCCACTGTAAATAAAACTTAAAAGCTCCATAAGGGCACTTTCCTCTGTTCCAAGTAGAAATACAACAATCAGACACAAGGTAACTGTTAGCTCGAAAGCAAAAGAAAAATATATTTGCAAAATGGTGGGGTATAGacaattactccctccgtcccataatataagagcgtttttgacacttgtgtagtgtcaaaaactactcttatattatgggacagagggagtaacTTGCTAGCTGAACTGAAAAATTAATCATGGATAACCTCATTGACAATGATCATGTCAGTACTACAAAATCGATCATTCAAAACATTAAGCAAAACTGTACAGCAGCTAGGACAGAAAATGTCCTAAAGGAGCTCCCGAATTACCTGAAGCAGTTATTCTAAGAGTTGCATGCCTCTGGTCGGATTCTTTCATGCCATTTGAGAAAAGCTAACAAGATGAAAGTTATGACACTGTTAGCTAGATAACAGTAAATAACTACACTGCACAATGAACTCATTTTACACATAAATTAAATCTACCTTGTAAAAGAAGGGACTTTTTGCAGCTAGAATCGCAGAGCTGATATATATAGACTTCACTCTCAAAACCTGATTGCACTCCATATTCCAGGATGAGTCACTGCTTTCTCCATCCTCACCTGATACAAACAACAAGGTCCAATGAAGCAGAGAACAAACGGCCACATAGGCATGTAGTATAAAGGAACAAATGGTGCACATGATTCACATCTTTTATATAGACAAGGATATGATGCTTTGGAGCACAACCAAATGGGGAGCATAGTGACAGTGTATTGAATCATATGACTTATCATTAACAACATGGTGCACAAACTTCAGAGATCTGGTAGCTTCAAAAGTTAAAAGTACATTTGTCCACAAGTACAACAATTGTACAAAAGTTTACTTACAGTTATGTCAGAATTATATCCAACAGAAGTATAATCTATCCAACATAACCCAATTGTTCCACAATTAGGTGGGGCAGAAAGAATCAAGTAATCAAGCTCATATAAATCTCAACCAATCAATAGTAAAGTGAGGCATTTAAAATGATTACCACATGTCTAATATTATCAATGCAATGGGTGGCAGAAAGGCTTCACCGGTACCAGCATGTCTCCACAGTTTCAATACAAAGGAATGAATTACTCGCTCTGATACATTGTGCCATCAACCAACTCTAAAATCACATATGATCAGTACCAATGATTGCTACGCATAACAGTTCTCCAAGAAATAATTTTAATTATCTGGCATAGGTGCACGGAATTCTGTATTTATGTGTTAAATTTGCTGAACCTGACTGCCATATACTACCTCTGTaccaaaatataagacgtttttgtaGGCTAAACTAGCCGAAAAAATCTCTTATATTTTGATACGGTGGGAGTATTACGGAGTAATTAAAACATATTCAATTGTACTAACCATCTTGTCCAATATCAGGTGGAGATTCTTCTATCATAGCTACAGGCTCCTCGTTGGTTTCCTCATAGGTATCACGTTCATCTGCTTCAATTTTGATGTTTGCTGGTTCTGACATATACTTTCCACATTCTGGGGGCATGAAATGATAGCTGGAAGTCATTAAAAATGGAAGGTATTGCACTCTAGAATAAGAACATGATTAAGAAAATGTGAATAGTAGAAGTGCATTAGCATCAGATCGTCATGACAGAAACATATTCTGATAAAGCAAAGCAAGACTACAATAGTTTCATACGACAATGACAGAAAAAGATCCAAGCAATAAAGCATAAATCCTAATAACAATTGAGGCCCATGAACAAGCATTAATGATGAATGCCTAGACTGCACATTCAGAGCGAAGTTGGATGCAAGCAAAATATATTGGGTACACGGAACTTTTCATGGGACACTAATAGAATGCCATATACTTCCTATGTCCACGTTTATTAGGCCAGAGAACCAGCGAGCCACGTCCGGTCTTAATTAAGTACAGATTTCGCAGGTTCCGTTGCTCGTTCCGTCCACTGATTTAGGGAGATAAATCTCCAGCCGCTACATGTGCGAGGTAGGCGAAATGGTTTCGCTAATTAATGCCGCTAACCCATGTGTTCTAACAGGGCCAATTCAAAACTGAGCAACTACACGCGTGGTGCCTTGGTCCCAGCACTTCGCCCCGGTGGCCTAATAAACACAGACAGAGGGAGTAACTAGTTAAGAGTAAGAACTTCTAACTTCATTACTGTTCCATCCTCCCCTTAATATACCCTCTTTCATGCTTACTTTACTCAAATATAGAAACTTAGAAGCATTATGTAACACGTAAAACCCCTGTTAGCCCATTACAACGAATGCATGCTCAGCTAAATGAGACATTGGACAACATCTGGCCGTGCTATTCATCAGGCAATAACCAAACTAACTTTTGTCCATAGTTTATATACAACTTATTGCATCTACTGGGCTTGAGGCTGGTTCAGTTATGGTGCACAATGCTCTTTGTAAATTCAGGATCATACTAGGAGCAATGTCACAGAGTTTTCTTCTTCTGCGGAATTAAGAGTTGAATAAGATCCTGCAAATAGAGTCATCTCTTAAACTCCGCCCACCAAGGTCATGTCCTGAACACCACGTTGCTGAGAAGATCATATACTGTGGCTAAATTTCCGTGCGGCAACAACTGAGGAAGGCAAAGAGCTGGGAAATCATAACTTCACTTCGATCAAAAGGAAAAGCTGCCTCGTCATCTTTCTCCCACCTTATACGGTTATACCAAACGTAAGCCTTTTGATACCTAAATCCTCAACAGGCAATCAAAACAAATCAGCGGGAAAAGCAAGTAGTACTACCTCCATTTCGCAACTCCCCACCCACCCGCTGTCAAATCAGTACGAATGCAAATTCAAACCCACCCACGCCCAAATCGGACCGTACCGAAATGATGACGAGACGTAGGCCAACCTTCCCCACCTTTGTCGCGGCGGAGGTCCTCCCTGCGGCGCTTGCGGTGGCGCGCCCAGTCGGCGATGGACGAGCACCCCTCGCCCGCGGCGCCCTTGGCCCCCGGCGCGTCGTCCCCGGCGACGATCTCGATCCGCAGGACCCGGTCGGAGAAGTTGACCGAGTTGAAGGCGAACTCGAAGCTCGGGCCGCCGCTCGCCCGGGAGAAGTCCGGGTCCATCCCGACCACCGCCACCCCCTTCCTCCAATCCCAATACCAACACCAATCCTTATCCCACCACGTCCGCCGCCTCACCTCCGCGGCCGCGCGGCACACATCCTCGCCGCCGTCGGAGCCGGAACCCTAGCCGGAGAGAAGGTTCAGAAGGCCGCTTCCCAGAAGCGGGGGCGTGGGGGACAAGAGTGAGACGGAGAAGAGAGAGGCGCGGCTGTGTGATTGGGAGGAAAGCAGAGGGTGGTAAGTGCGAAACGGGTGCGACGATTTGGGTGCAGGGACCGGCAGGCCGCTTAACTAGGAGGCGTGCGCCGTGGGTCCCGGGTGTCCGCGGGCCACGTTTCTCACGCGTGGGTCCGGCGCGTCAGCGGAGGGTGAGGGTCTGGTCGGCGTCGGCGTCGCGATTCTGTGCCTTGCTTCGCTCGCGACGTGACCTGTGTTGCGTCTTTCCTTTCCTTTCTAGACTGGAGTGAGTAGAGTTGGGTTGGTTGCGGTTAGGAAGGGGGGACGCAGGCAGGCGGCAGGCCGACGGGGAGGACGCCAAAGCTTGNNNNNNNNNNNNNNNNNNNNNNNNNNNNNNNNNNNNNNNNNNNNNNNNNNNNNNNNNNNNNNNNNNNNNNNNNNNNNNNNNNNNNNNNNNNNNNNNNNNNNNNNNNNNNNNNNNNNNNNNNNNNNNNNNNNNNNNNNNNNNNNNNNNNNNNNNNNNNNNNNNNNNNNNNNNNNNNNNNNNNNNNNNNNNNNNNNNNNNNNNNNNNNNNNNNNNNNNNNNNNNNNNNNNNNNNNNNNNNNNNNNNNNNNNNNNNNNNNNNNNNNNNNNNNNNNNNNNNNNNNNNNNNNNNNNNNNNNNNNNNNNNNNNNNNNNNNNNNNNNNNNNNNNNNNNNNNNNNNNNNNNNNNNNNNNNNNNNNNNNNNNNNNNNNNNNNNNNNNNNNNNNNNNNNNNNNNNNNNNNNNNNNNNNNNNNNNNNNNNNNNNNNNNNNNNNNNNNNNNNNNNNNNNNNNNNNNNNNNNNNNNNNNNNNNNNNNNNNNNNNNNNNNNNNNNNNNNNNNNNNNNNNNNNNNNNNNNNNNNNNNNNNNNNNNNNNNNNNNNNNNNNNNNNNNNNNNNNNNNNNNNNNNNNNNNNNNNNNNNNNNNNNNNNNNNNNNNNNNNNNNNNNNNNNNNNNNNNNNNNNNNNNNNNNNNNNNNNNNNNNNNNNNNNNNNNNNNNNNNNNNNNNNNNNNNNNNNNNNNNNNNNNNNNNNNNNNNNNNNNNNNNNNNNNNNNNNNNNNNNNNNNNNNNNNNNNNNNNNNNNNNNNNNNNNNNNNNNNNNNNNNNNNNNNNNNNNNNNNNNNNNNNNNNNNNNNNNNNNNNNNNNNNNNNNNNNNNNNNNNNNNNNNNNNNNNNNNNNNNNNNNNNNNNNNNNNNNNNNNNNNNNNNNNNNNNNNNNNNNNNNNNNNNNNNNNNNNNNNNNNNNNNNNNNNNNNNNNNNNNNNNNNNNNNNNNNNNNNNNNNNNNNNNNNNNNNNNNNNNNNNNNNNNNNNNNNNNNNNNNNNNNNNNNNNNNNNNNNNNNgagaattttggctttgaagccttagcaaacagtctagcagggggacaataatactcataggcataagcagaataatttttggtcatatgaacatgacggttcgatgaaccgctctcatattcatatgcctgagtgtggtttccct belongs to Triticum urartu cultivar G1812 chromosome 7, Tu2.1, whole genome shotgun sequence and includes:
- the LOC125518704 gene encoding BTB/POZ domain-containing protein POB1-like isoform X2, which translates into the protein MDPDFSRASGGPSFEFAFNSVNFSDRVLRIEIVAGDDAPGAKGAAGEGCSSIADWARHRKRRREDLRRDKGGEECGKYMSEPANIKIEADERDTYEETNEEPVAMIEESPPDIGQDGEDGESSDSSWNMECNQVLRVKSIYISSAILAAKSPFFYKLFSNGMKESDQRHATLRITASEESALMELLSFIYSGKLTTNQPTLLLDILMMSDKFEVVSCMRHCSQLLRSLPMTTESALLYLDLPSSISMAAAVQPLTDAAKEFLANKYKDLTKFQDEVMNIPLAGIEAILCSNDLQVASEDAVYDFVIKWARAQYSRTEERREVLGTRLLPLVRFSHMTCRKLRKVLACSDLDNEQATKSVTDALLYKADAPHRQRALATDVLTSRKYTERAYKYRPLKVVEFDRPYPQCIAYLDLKREECGRLFPSGRIYSQAFHLAGQGFFLSAHCNMDQQSAFHCFGLFLGMQEKGSTSVTVDYEFAARTRPSGEFVSKYKGCYTFTGGKAVGYRNLFAIPWPSFMADDSLFFINGVLHLRAELTIKQL
- the LOC125518704 gene encoding BTB/POZ domain-containing protein POB1-like isoform X3 — protein: MDPDFSRASGGPSFEFAFNSVNFSDRVLRIEIVAGDDAPGAKGAAGEGCSSIADWARHRKRRREDLRRDKECGKYMSEPANIKIEADERDTYEETNEEPVAMIEESPPDIGQDGEDGESSDSSWNMECNQVLRVKSIYISSAILAAKSPFFYKLFSNGMKESDQRHATLRITASEESALMELLSFIYSGKLTTNQPTLLLDILMMSDKFEVVSCMRHCSQLLRSLPMTTESALLYLDLPSSISMAAAVQPLTDAAKEFLANKYKDLTKFQDEVMNIPLAGIEAILCSNDLQVASEDAVYDFVIKWARAQYSRTEERREVLGTRLLPLVRFSHMTCRKLRKVLACSDLDNEQATKSVTDALLYKADAPHRQRALATDVLTSRKYTERAYKYRPLKVVEFDRPYPQCIAYLDLKREECGRLFPSGRIYSQAFHLAGQGFFLSAHCNMDQQSAFHCFGLFLGMQEKGSTSVTVDYEFAARTRPSGEFVSKYKGCYTFTGGKAVGYRNLFAIPWPSFMADDSLFFINGVLHLRAELTIKQL
- the LOC125518704 gene encoding BTB/POZ domain-containing protein At2g46260-like isoform X1, with protein sequence MDPDFSRASGGPSFEFAFNSVNFSDRVLRIEIVAGDDAPGAKGAAGEGCSSIADWARHRKRRREDLRRDKGGEGWPTSRHHFECGKYMSEPANIKIEADERDTYEETNEEPVAMIEESPPDIGQDGEDGESSDSSWNMECNQVLRVKSIYISSAILAAKSPFFYKLFSNGMKESDQRHATLRITASEESALMELLSFIYSGKLTTNQPTLLLDILMMSDKFEVVSCMRHCSQLLRSLPMTTESALLYLDLPSSISMAAAVQPLTDAAKEFLANKYKDLTKFQDEVMNIPLAGIEAILCSNDLQVASEDAVYDFVIKWARAQYSRTEERREVLGTRLLPLVRFSHMTCRKLRKVLACSDLDNEQATKSVTDALLYKADAPHRQRALATDVLTSRKYTERAYKYRPLKVVEFDRPYPQCIAYLDLKREECGRLFPSGRIYSQAFHLAGQGFFLSAHCNMDQQSAFHCFGLFLGMQEKGSTSVTVDYEFAARTRPSGEFVSKYKGCYTFTGGKAVGYRNLFAIPWPSFMADDSLFFINGVLHLRAELTIKQL